From the genome of Chryseobacterium shigense, one region includes:
- a CDS encoding NUDIX hydrolase, with amino-acid sequence MKNIIDKVALIHINNYKILSTISKSKDRYFLPGGKRENSETDFECLKREIFEELNVKLINDSITFFGCFEAPAYGHSDNVIVRMLCYFADFTGDLMPNNEIESFSWLEFKDKEKTSFVDQLIFDDLHSKGLIR; translated from the coding sequence ATGAAAAACATTATTGATAAAGTTGCATTGATTCATATTAATAATTATAAGATTTTAAGCACCATTTCTAAAAGTAAAGACCGATACTTTTTGCCTGGCGGAAAAAGGGAAAATAGCGAAACTGATTTTGAGTGTTTGAAAAGAGAGATTTTCGAGGAACTAAATGTAAAATTAATTAATGATTCTATTACTTTTTTTGGTTGTTTTGAAGCTCCAGCATACGGACATTCTGATAATGTAATTGTACGAATGTTATGCTATTTTGCTGATTTCACGGGTGATTTAATGCCTAATAATGAGATAGAAAGTTTTAGTTGGCTAGAATTTAAAGACAAAGAAAAAACATCATTTGTTGATCAATTAATTTTTGATGACTTACATAGTAAAGGGTTAATCAGATAA
- a CDS encoding T9SS type A sorting domain-containing protein, with the protein MLISLQSFAQCWQSVSAGWSHSAGIKTDGTLWMWGRNNSGQLGNGTTTDGLIPTQIGTANNWLKVAAGGYQTFAIKTDGTLWAWGDNQYGQLGDLTVINKLTPTQIGTANNWQNVSAGGFHTLAIKTDGTLWTWGRNDDGQLGDGTVISKAFPIQIGTATNWQSVSAGYGHSEAIKTNGTLWAWGDNGDVQLGNGTGTSSKVPIQIFGAASQNVSAGDIHTIEVKANGTLWAWGWNYYGQLGGSTATFQSSPIQIGTATNWQNISVGHTYSIGKRTDGTLWAWGDNDYGQLGDGTNIDRKNIPTQIGTANNWLKIAAGNSHVLAVKTDGTLWAWGSNMYGQLGDGSNVDKNVPTTIACPTTLSVDDFTMSNNTVKAHPNPVNDKLIISFDQKISLVSVYNVLGQEMLNKTINANEGTIDFSGLATGVYLVRVNSNDDVKTLKVIKK; encoded by the coding sequence GTGTTAATCAGTTTACAGTCATTTGCTCAATGCTGGCAAAGTGTGAGTGCAGGATGGAGCCATTCGGCAGGAATAAAAACGGATGGAACCCTTTGGATGTGGGGAAGAAATAATTCCGGACAATTAGGTAACGGAACAACAACCGATGGACTTATTCCAACACAAATCGGAACAGCAAATAATTGGCTAAAAGTAGCTGCCGGAGGTTATCAGACTTTTGCTATCAAAACAGATGGAACACTTTGGGCATGGGGGGATAATCAGTATGGGCAACTCGGAGATTTAACTGTGATTAATAAACTTACTCCAACACAAATCGGAACGGCAAATAATTGGCAAAATGTTAGTGCAGGAGGCTTTCATACTCTTGCCATTAAAACCGATGGAACCCTTTGGACATGGGGCAGAAATGATGATGGGCAATTAGGTGATGGAACAGTAATTTCAAAAGCTTTCCCAATACAAATCGGAACAGCAACAAATTGGCAAAGTGTTAGTGCAGGATATGGTCATTCGGAAGCAATAAAAACAAACGGAACACTTTGGGCTTGGGGAGATAATGGTGATGTACAACTTGGAAACGGAACAGGAACTTCAAGTAAAGTTCCAATACAAATCTTTGGTGCGGCATCTCAAAATGTTTCAGCAGGAGATATCCATACTATTGAAGTAAAAGCAAATGGGACACTATGGGCATGGGGTTGGAATTACTATGGGCAATTGGGCGGAAGTACTGCAACCTTTCAATCTTCTCCAATACAAATCGGAACAGCAACAAATTGGCAAAATATTAGTGTAGGACATACTTATTCGATAGGAAAAAGAACAGATGGAACATTATGGGCGTGGGGTGATAATGATTATGGACAATTGGGAGATGGAACTAATATTGATAGGAAAAATATCCCGACACAAATCGGAACGGCAAATAATTGGCTAAAGATAGCTGCTGGAAATTCCCATGTTCTTGCTGTCAAAACGGATGGAACACTTTGGGCGTGGGGTAGTAATATGTATGGACAATTGGGCGATGGCTCTAATGTTGACAAAAATGTTCCAACAACTATTGCCTGTCCAACTACTTTGAGTGTTGATGATTTTACAATGTCGAACAACACCGTAAAGGCTCACCCGAACCCGGTTAATGACAAACTCATTATTTCGTTTGATCAGAAGATTTCTTTGGTATCGGTTTATAATGTTTTGGGTCAGGAAATGCTGAATAAAACAATAAATGCTAATGAAGGTACAATAGATTTTTCGGGCCTGGCAACAGGAGTTTATCTTGTTAGAGTAAATTCAAATGATGATGTAAAAACATTAAAAGTTATTAAAAAATAA
- a CDS encoding MATE family efflux transporter: MITLLKENIKLATPIFLGQISFTLIGFIDNIMIGRLGAVSLSAFSLGNNIMFLAFALNIGFTMMFTPLISEMYSLGKIRETKNIFFHGIIVYLTLGFFLFFLLKIALLNISSLGQSEEVVIISKPYLSVLLYSFIPAFLFQMLKQFSDGLSKTKIAMYCILISLILNVSVNYCLIFGKFGLPKFGILGSAIGTLISRCFLFLLFLICLLKNTQTNIFFKNLINHKFNFSSAKQIISLGSFSSFQVFFKIVLLTATVILSGKLNITYQASNQIMLSLSAIMFAIPFSLGTVSAIQSSKFLAQKNILFFKQSIKTLAILSLISSIIFTIIIFVFRDEIPLIYIKDNSVIMTVSKTLIFLSIFQLIDSLETIVLGTLKGIKDTYIPFFVTSIAYCVISVPLSLYLSNIISLKGIWLGLTIGVFVSFIFLIIRIFRMVSSYEENISKR; encoded by the coding sequence ATGATAACTCTTCTAAAGGAAAACATAAAACTTGCGACACCAATATTTTTAGGGCAAATATCTTTTACTTTAATTGGATTTATTGATAATATAATGATAGGCAGATTAGGAGCAGTATCTTTATCAGCTTTCTCATTAGGTAACAATATTATGTTTTTAGCTTTTGCTTTAAATATTGGATTTACTATGATGTTTACCCCTCTGATTTCTGAAATGTACAGCTTAGGTAAAATAAGAGAAACAAAAAATATTTTTTTTCATGGCATTATAGTATACTTAACTTTGGGATTTTTTTTATTTTTTTTACTTAAAATTGCATTATTAAATATTTCTAGTTTAGGGCAATCAGAGGAAGTAGTAATAATTTCAAAACCTTACTTGTCCGTTTTACTTTACTCATTCATACCTGCATTTTTGTTTCAAATGCTAAAACAATTTTCAGATGGTTTAAGTAAAACAAAAATAGCAATGTATTGTATTTTAATTTCTTTAATATTAAATGTATCAGTTAATTATTGTCTGATTTTCGGGAAGTTTGGACTGCCTAAATTTGGCATATTAGGATCTGCAATAGGGACATTGATATCAAGATGTTTTTTATTTTTACTCTTTTTGATTTGTTTATTAAAAAATACGCAAACAAATATTTTTTTTAAAAATTTAATAAATCATAAATTCAATTTTAGTTCTGCAAAACAAATAATAAGTTTAGGGTCGTTTTCAAGTTTTCAAGTCTTTTTTAAAATAGTATTACTGACGGCAACTGTTATTTTATCTGGAAAATTGAATATAACTTATCAGGCATCTAACCAAATAATGCTAAGTTTATCAGCTATTATGTTTGCAATACCTTTTAGTTTGGGAACGGTGTCAGCAATACAATCAAGTAAATTTTTAGCTCAAAAAAATATTTTATTTTTTAAACAATCAATAAAAACACTTGCTATTTTGTCATTAATTAGTTCAATTATTTTCACAATAATTATATTTGTTTTCAGAGATGAAATTCCCTTAATTTATATAAAGGATAATTCCGTTATAATGACTGTGTCAAAGACACTTATTTTTTTATCAATATTTCAACTAATAGATAGTTTAGAAACAATAGTTTTAGGAACCTTAAAAGGAATAAAAGATACCTATATTCCTTTTTTTGTAACATCAATTGCTTATTGTGTTATTTCTGTTCCACTATCGTTATATTTATCAAATATTATATCATTAAAAGGTATTTGGTTAGGCTTAACAATTGGAGTGTTTGTTTCGTTTATATTTTTGATTATTAGAATTTTCAGAATGGTTTCGTCGTATGAAGAGAATATATCTAAACGATAA
- a CDS encoding inositol monophosphatase family protein, with amino-acid sequence MELESIMNYTIGLAYRAGNLLLNHENNHVFSKKNEFNDIGAYVSEMDKKSEELIMKMISVQFPSHNLCGEESGLIDKNSEYTWYIDPLDGTYNYIRGYPMWGVSIGLSKNQTPIIGVLYFPKLNKLVYAGQELGAYNNEKKLQVSKLDYTDGCYSVPTYKYQEKQQAIIELIEKMSTTKIHHCSSFDFACLAEGNTEVILSGTLAPWDSCAGVCIVREAGGVVVNLNGNDWIMSSEYIIAMNKYDNSIIELIKNKKLEILEKNFLIPEIKRSEKNNPSQIEKLKH; translated from the coding sequence ATGGAATTAGAATCAATAATGAATTACACTATTGGTCTTGCATATAGGGCTGGTAACTTATTACTTAATCATGAAAACAATCATGTATTCTCAAAAAAAAACGAATTTAATGATATTGGTGCTTATGTTTCAGAAATGGATAAAAAAAGTGAAGAGTTGATTATGAAAATGATTAGTGTACAATTTCCTTCGCATAATCTATGTGGTGAAGAAAGCGGATTGATTGATAAAAATTCAGAGTACACTTGGTATATCGACCCTTTAGATGGTACATATAATTATATTAGAGGATATCCGATGTGGGGGGTGAGTATTGGATTGTCAAAAAACCAAACTCCAATTATAGGAGTTCTGTATTTTCCAAAATTAAATAAATTAGTATATGCTGGACAAGAGCTTGGAGCATATAATAATGAGAAAAAACTACAAGTTTCAAAATTAGATTATACTGACGGTTGCTATTCAGTCCCTACTTATAAGTATCAAGAGAAACAGCAGGCAATTATTGAATTAATTGAAAAGATGAGTACAACCAAAATTCATCACTGTTCTAGTTTTGATTTTGCCTGTTTAGCGGAAGGTAATACTGAGGTTATTCTGAGTGGTACTTTAGCACCATGGGATTCGTGTGCAGGAGTCTGTATTGTTAGAGAAGCTGGGGGAGTTGTTGTTAATTTAAATGGAAATGATTGGATTATGTCTAGTGAGTATATTATAGCAATGAATAAATATGACAATTCAATCATTGAATTAATAAAAAATAAAAAATTAGAAATTCTTGAGAAAAATTTTCTTATCCCAGAAATTAAAAGGTCAGAAAAAAACAACCCCAGTCAAATAGAAAAATTAAAACATTAG
- a CDS encoding LytR/AlgR family response regulator transcription factor — protein MNYNYIIVEDNLGSLQNLQTAMKQHQNFKEAGVAHSVSKGISLALSAKPHIIFLDVELGDEKGFDLIKEIRQFTSEMPFIIMNTHYDKYAKKAVNSDVLYFLDKPVDPDELIIALHKFEKKYLEMQSHITIKNTEGHFFMQLEEIHHIQSDNNCCRIIKKDNTQMFVTKTLKEIETILPLPFIRIHKSYIVNTQYIHMLNTTKKFIQLKGISLQNEFIELPISDLYMEKVKQTLLVAKSN, from the coding sequence ATGAATTATAATTATATTATTGTAGAAGATAACTTAGGCAGTTTACAAAACCTGCAAACAGCAATGAAACAACATCAAAATTTTAAGGAGGCAGGGGTTGCACATTCGGTTTCTAAAGGAATTTCTTTAGCTCTTTCCGCCAAACCGCATATTATTTTTTTGGATGTAGAATTGGGTGATGAAAAAGGATTCGACCTGATAAAAGAAATCCGACAGTTCACCTCCGAAATGCCATTTATTATTATGAACACCCATTATGACAAATATGCGAAGAAAGCGGTGAATAGTGATGTGCTTTATTTTTTGGATAAACCTGTTGATCCTGATGAGTTGATTATTGCATTACATAAGTTTGAAAAAAAATATCTCGAAATGCAAAGTCATATTACTATCAAAAATACAGAGGGACATTTCTTTATGCAGTTGGAAGAAATACATCACATACAATCCGATAATAATTGTTGCAGAATTATCAAAAAGGATAATACACAAATGTTTGTTACCAAAACACTTAAAGAAATAGAAACCATTTTACCACTGCCTTTTATCAGAATCCATAAAAGCTATATAGTAAATACTCAATATATACACATGCTGAATACCACAAAAAAGTTCATTCAGTTAAAAGGTATCTCCTTGCAAAATGAATTCATTGAACTGCCAATTAGTGATTTGTATATGGAAAAAGTAAAACAAACGCTTTTGGTTGCAAAATCAAACTAA
- a CDS encoding aminoglycoside 6-adenylyltransferase — MIDIIAKQLNDSNIKGIISFGSFHSGTSNKDHNDEFSDLDLFVFTKNPNISLNIDNIGWLKCLGKPISVLTIKNPVEGNMITRIMYENLFSVDVILISYSKFNLIKIYLFFKKMKLNKFIPDYINIEKELTTFNAYLKRGYSIVYDKKNIKKTVSDINQFFPIVEEKLDEKKFLECYDEFWQTAYRFLGKIVRGDIYYGLILLDNVLKNRMVEMIAWESKYFFDNKDDLYYYGKKINSWADKHTILKLSKTTFSTDYKNNLEVLNNHILIFKNCSKNVAVKKGYSLNNVLEHKILSKVGDYLKNFEQ, encoded by the coding sequence ATGATAGATATTATTGCAAAACAATTAAATGATAGTAATATCAAAGGAATTATATCCTTTGGCTCATTTCATTCTGGTACTTCTAATAAAGATCATAATGATGAGTTTTCAGATTTGGATTTGTTTGTTTTTACAAAAAATCCGAACATTTCATTAAACATAGATAATATTGGATGGCTTAAATGTCTTGGGAAGCCTATTTCGGTATTGACTATAAAAAATCCAGTTGAAGGGAATATGATTACTCGTATTATGTATGAAAATCTTTTTAGTGTAGATGTTATTCTAATTAGTTACAGCAAGTTTAATTTGATAAAAATTTATTTGTTTTTTAAAAAGATGAAATTAAATAAGTTTATCCCAGACTATATCAATATTGAAAAGGAACTGACAACTTTTAATGCATATTTAAAAAGAGGATACTCTATTGTTTATGATAAAAAAAATATAAAGAAAACCGTTTCAGACATTAATCAATTTTTTCCAATAGTTGAAGAAAAATTAGATGAGAAAAAATTTTTAGAATGCTATGATGAATTTTGGCAGACTGCATACCGATTTTTAGGAAAAATTGTAAGGGGTGATATTTACTACGGATTAATATTACTTGATAATGTGCTTAAAAATAGGATGGTAGAGATGATAGCTTGGGAAAGTAAATATTTTTTTGATAATAAAGATGACTTATACTATTATGGAAAAAAAATAAACTCATGGGCAGACAAACATACTATCTTAAAACTTTCAAAGACAACCTTTTCAACTGATTATAAAAATAATCTAGAAGTTCTAAATAATCACATTTTAATATTCAAAAACTGTAGTAAAAATGTAGCTGTAAAAAAAGGATATAGTTTAAATAATGTACTGGAGCACAAAATATTGAGTAAAGTTGGTGATTATTTAAAAAATTTCGAACAATGA
- a CDS encoding ATP-binding protein, with protein sequence MRKILFFVLLNYFAFGQDKRIDSLKNELKSKTDTESKVDLYEKIITLYWTESIDSAFSYTNRLKKLSLEKKHLNGIIISEIYTAVNYEAIDKMDISDSIFKKIINKIPSDEFKLKGIYYYNYGNHLFYKHQLQEAILEYEKAINNYKKINDDKTIARIKLNLGYLYANQNNFFKSTLLYEETIPILQKHKDWLGLSAVYGRIGVNFGSLSMNEKAIEYHKKGLSIDRKYNLMENEAYTLANIATEYAELKHYKLSKEYYNLAIDKFRILKSDNNLLINRLQLALIKYKEGNFDDALKDLRKIATHKNNKMPLSYYHLYANLMANSGNFKEAKIHFETSLDILQKDQNKTGEKDLIYDYLHFRLKKNNDKELLHLLEKYDSIERKINSDENKMYFTNWNTKYQTAEKEDQIKSQQLELEKEKTNRNVAISSIGFLLLLSGGGFLFFKNHQQQKELQNQNTLLSLQHSLNAMELQSLNKQLDPHEIKNLLAFISPEIQEKAPESYKNMLKLFNITKASLNSHSLTESIKTQINQIEDFLSLEKSMLSEPLEYSIENKIENEDVQIPRLMLKNLVENAIKHGIKGKENGGKIKVKLLEKDNFIFISIDDSGKGRNQNILSDSGIGTSTYQKLFTTLNQKNKENAIFEITDKEQGTKVEVKIPKDYKYS encoded by the coding sequence ATGAGAAAAATCCTATTCTTTGTTTTACTGAATTATTTTGCTTTCGGACAAGATAAGAGAATCGATAGTTTGAAAAACGAACTAAAAAGCAAAACCGATACAGAATCAAAAGTTGATTTATATGAGAAAATAATTACTCTATATTGGACAGAAAGTATTGATTCTGCGTTTAGCTATACTAATAGATTGAAAAAACTTTCCTTGGAAAAAAAACATCTTAATGGTATCATCATCTCCGAAATTTATACCGCTGTGAATTATGAAGCCATAGATAAAATGGACATATCGGATTCAATTTTTAAAAAAATAATCAATAAAATCCCATCTGATGAATTTAAATTAAAAGGTATTTATTACTATAATTATGGAAATCATTTGTTTTATAAACATCAATTACAAGAGGCAATACTAGAATATGAAAAAGCAATTAATAATTACAAAAAAATAAATGATGACAAGACAATTGCCAGAATAAAATTAAATCTTGGCTATCTATATGCCAATCAAAATAATTTTTTCAAATCAACCTTACTATACGAAGAAACGATCCCTATTCTTCAAAAGCATAAAGACTGGTTAGGGTTAAGTGCTGTATATGGTAGAATTGGTGTTAATTTTGGCAGTTTATCGATGAATGAAAAAGCAATTGAATATCATAAGAAAGGACTTTCTATCGATAGAAAATACAACTTGATGGAAAACGAAGCCTATACCTTAGCAAATATTGCAACAGAATATGCCGAATTAAAACATTACAAGCTTAGCAAAGAATATTATAATCTTGCTATTGATAAGTTCCGGATACTGAAAAGTGATAACAATTTATTGATAAATAGACTGCAATTAGCTTTAATAAAATATAAGGAAGGGAATTTTGATGATGCATTAAAAGACTTACGAAAAATAGCAACTCATAAGAATAATAAAATGCCATTAAGTTACTATCATTTATACGCTAATCTTATGGCTAACTCTGGTAATTTTAAAGAAGCAAAAATTCATTTTGAAACATCATTGGATATTTTGCAAAAAGATCAGAATAAAACAGGAGAGAAAGATCTCATTTATGACTATTTGCATTTCCGGTTAAAAAAGAACAATGATAAAGAGTTACTTCATCTTCTGGAAAAATATGACTCTATAGAAAGGAAAATTAATAGCGATGAAAACAAAATGTATTTTACTAACTGGAATACCAAATACCAAACTGCGGAAAAAGAGGATCAAATTAAATCCCAACAATTAGAACTTGAAAAAGAAAAAACTAATCGGAATGTTGCGATTTCCAGTATCGGATTTTTATTACTGCTCTCGGGAGGAGGATTTTTATTTTTCAAAAACCATCAGCAACAAAAAGAGCTCCAGAATCAAAATACATTGCTTAGTCTGCAGCACAGCCTCAATGCAATGGAACTTCAAAGTCTGAATAAACAACTTGATCCTCATGAAATAAAAAATCTGCTGGCTTTCATTTCTCCCGAAATTCAGGAGAAAGCTCCGGAGTCTTATAAAAATATGCTGAAATTATTCAACATTACAAAAGCAAGTTTAAACAGCCATTCTTTGACAGAAAGTATAAAAACACAAATTAATCAAATTGAAGATTTTTTAAGTTTGGAAAAAAGTATGTTATCTGAACCCTTAGAATATTCCATTGAAAATAAAATAGAAAATGAAGATGTACAAATCCCAAGACTGATGTTGAAAAACTTGGTGGAAAACGCTATAAAGCATGGTATTAAAGGAAAGGAAAATGGAGGTAAAATAAAAGTAAAATTACTGGAAAAAGATAATTTCATTTTTATCAGCATTGATGATTCTGGAAAAGGAAGAAACCAAAACATTTTATCAGATAGTGGAATCGGAACTTCAACATATCAGAAACTTTTTACCACTCTTAATCAAAAAAATAAAGAAAACGCTATTTTTGAAATCACTGATAAAGAACAAGGAACAAAAGTAGAAGTAAAAATACCGAAAGATTATAAATACAGCTAA
- a CDS encoding DapH/DapD/GlmU-related protein, with protein sequence MASGVLILDPDRFVFGKDIFIGYSTLISGHFVKNRKLVLEMGKIGDYVQIGACCKIAQGVKIGNNSIIGFGVTIGVNCIIGENVKIYDASVLDDNSIIGDNSIIGKKCIVGKRTEVKNNCYIGNYSSIGSKLVIKSNTRIEELSTIKNNIV encoded by the coding sequence ATGGCATCTGGAGTTTTAATATTGGATCCAGATAGATTCGTTTTTGGTAAAGATATATTTATAGGATATTCAACATTGATTAGTGGTCACTTTGTAAAAAATCGTAAACTAGTATTAGAAATGGGAAAAATTGGAGATTATGTACAAATTGGAGCATGTTGTAAAATTGCACAAGGTGTTAAAATAGGAAATAACTCAATAATAGGATTTGGTGTTACAATTGGCGTTAACTGTATAATTGGGGAAAATGTTAAAATTTACGATGCAAGCGTATTAGATGACAATTCTATTATTGGAGACAATTCAATTATTGGAAAAAAGTGTATTGTTGGTAAAAGAACGGAAGTGAAAAATAATTGTTACATAGGAAATTATAGTTCAATTGGATCAAAATTAGTAATTAAATCAAATACAAGAATAGAAGAACTATCTACTATTAAAAACAACATCGTATGA
- a CDS encoding T9SS type A sorting domain-containing protein → MKKLYFLLLILSSISAFAQTYSYTTYNTSNSEIGSNYIADIKTDANGLLWLATYNGVSTFNGTTFTNYNTANSGIASNSIIKIQIDGLGRKWIASQLNGIILYNGTTWTNYTTSNSGLPTNAINDIAVDGQNNLWIATDSGLTKFNGTTWATYTAVTNLKSVATDSNNGVWVTNDGVMYKFNGTDFDFIAQGTQRILRIANNTIYVKGSDSLITLTTSGTNITFTYQSNSCLAGYNPNALDVDSNSKVWIGFNGAGLQNFTNCTTYTTTSTNSGLPDNYFSAVRTQSSGTIWLGTLQLGLVKMSPSTVQTGCFQKINAGSLHSVAIKTDGTLWAWGNNYSGQLGNGTTTNTSTPKQIGTGNNWKEIAGGSNHTIAQKTDGTLWAWGANSGQLGNGTNTDQHTPIQVGTATDWKTFDSGMYHTVAIKNNGTLWAWGLNPYGQLGTGNTTTSLVPIQIGTAANWLAVQCGQDFTVALKTDGTLWAWGSNTYGTIGDATNTNRLVPTQVGTASNWQSLGVGALHVAALKTDGTFWAWGYNANGQLGDGTTTNKNIPTQIGTATNWQTIASGGNHTTAIKSNGTLWAWGRNQYGQLGNGLTTNSNVPVQIGNLTTWKNIAGGISHTFALKSDGTVNTWGLNLYGQLGDGSNVDKNVPTTIACPTTLGVDDFTMPNNAVKAYPNPVNDKLIISFDQKISLVSVYNVLGQEMLNKTINANEGTIDFSGLAAGVYLVRVNSNDDVKTLKVIKK, encoded by the coding sequence ATGAAAAAACTCTACTTTTTACTCTTAATCCTCAGTTCAATTTCTGCATTTGCACAAACGTATAGTTACACAACATACAATACTTCAAACTCAGAAATAGGGAGCAATTACATTGCGGATATTAAAACCGATGCCAATGGCTTGTTATGGTTGGCGACTTATAATGGAGTTTCAACTTTTAACGGAACTACTTTTACCAATTATAATACGGCTAATTCCGGTATCGCATCCAATTCAATTATAAAAATTCAAATTGATGGATTGGGCAGAAAATGGATTGCCTCTCAACTCAACGGAATTATTTTGTATAATGGAACAACCTGGACTAATTATACAACTTCCAATTCAGGATTGCCAACTAATGCGATCAATGATATAGCTGTTGACGGGCAAAATAATCTTTGGATTGCAACAGATTCAGGGCTTACAAAATTTAACGGGACTACCTGGGCTACTTATACTGCTGTAACAAATCTGAAGTCTGTGGCAACCGACAGTAACAATGGCGTTTGGGTTACAAATGATGGTGTAATGTATAAATTTAATGGAACTGATTTTGATTTTATAGCTCAAGGTACCCAAAGAATATTAAGAATTGCCAATAATACAATCTATGTAAAAGGTTCTGATAGTTTAATTACGTTAACAACAAGCGGAACTAACATTACATTCACCTATCAAAGCAATTCTTGCCTTGCAGGATATAATCCGAACGCTCTGGATGTTGACAGTAATAGCAAAGTATGGATTGGATTTAATGGAGCAGGTTTGCAAAACTTTACGAATTGTACAACTTATACCACGACAAGTACAAATTCTGGTTTACCCGATAACTATTTTAGTGCAGTTAGGACACAATCTTCAGGGACTATTTGGCTGGGAACCTTGCAGCTTGGTTTGGTGAAAATGTCGCCAAGTACTGTTCAAACAGGCTGCTTTCAAAAAATAAACGCAGGTAGTTTGCATAGTGTAGCCATAAAAACAGATGGAACATTATGGGCCTGGGGAAATAATTATTCAGGACAATTAGGAAATGGTACAACTACTAATACATCAACTCCAAAACAAATAGGAACAGGTAATAACTGGAAAGAAATTGCCGGGGGAAGCAATCATACAATTGCTCAAAAAACAGATGGAACACTTTGGGCCTGGGGAGCCAATTCAGGTCAGTTGGGTAACGGTACAAATACAGATCAGCATACACCAATACAAGTAGGAACTGCTACTGATTGGAAAACTTTTGATAGTGGAATGTATCATACAGTGGCAATAAAAAATAATGGAACGCTATGGGCCTGGGGCCTCAATCCTTACGGTCAGTTAGGTACTGGCAACACGACTACCAGTTTGGTGCCGATTCAAATAGGAACTGCTGCCAACTGGTTAGCTGTTCAATGCGGACAGGATTTTACCGTTGCATTGAAAACAGACGGAACGCTTTGGGCCTGGGGAAGTAATACTTACGGGACTATTGGAGACGCTACCAATACTAATAGGTTAGTACCTACTCAAGTTGGAACTGCCAGCAATTGGCAAAGTCTTGGTGTTGGGGCACTTCATGTGGCTGCATTAAAAACGGACGGAACATTTTGGGCTTGGGGATATAATGCCAATGGACAATTGGGAGACGGAACAACTACAAATAAGAATATCCCAACGCAAATCGGAACAGCTACTAACTGGCAGACCATTGCTTCAGGAGGAAATCACACCACTGCTATAAAATCCAACGGAACACTTTGGGCTTGGGGAAGAAATCAATATGGCCAATTAGGAAACGGACTTACGACAAACAGTAATGTTCCTGTACAGATAGGCAACCTTACAACCTGGAAAAATATTGCAGGTGGAATATCGCATACATTTGCCTTAAAGAGCGACGGAACTGTTAATACATGGGGGTTAAATCTTTATGGACAATTGGGTGATGGCTCTAATGTTGACAAAAATGTTCCAACAACTATTGCCTGTCCAACTACTTTAGGTGTTGATGATTTTACAATGCCGAACAACGCTGTAAAGGCTTACCCGAACCCGGTTAATGACAAACTCATTATTTCGTTTGATCAGAAGATTTCTTTGGTATCGGTTTATAATGTTTTGGGTCAGGAAATGCTGAATAAAACAATAAATGCTAATGAAGGTACAATAGATTTTTCCGGCCTGGCAGCGGGAGTTTATCTGGTTAGAGTAAATTCAAATGATGATGTAAAAACATTAAAAGTTATTAAAAAATAA